The genomic window CATCGTGTAGAGCGCCGTGCTGAGACCCAGCCGCGCGGACGCGTGCGCGGCTTCGCAGCCTGCATGGCCGGCTCCTACAACAACGACATCATATTTCTCATCGAACATCGCTACTTCCCTATGCAGAACGTCGAAAAAATTCGTTCGAGAATATCATCTGTGATGACTTCGCCCGTCAATTCGTCCAAGGCACCCAGCGCCCGATACAGGTCGAGCAAGATCATTTCATGCGGAACCATTGCGTTTAATGCTTCGCCTGCTACCACAAGCGCTGCAACTGCTTTTTGAACAGCCTCGTGTTGCCGCGCACTCGTCAAGATCAAATCATCGGCCAGGTCCGTTTTTTGCGACAAGAGAAATGAGCGGAGCGCTTCGCGGAGCTCTGGGATTCCGTGAC from Terriglobia bacterium includes these protein-coding regions:
- a CDS encoding tRNA uridine-5-carboxymethylaminomethyl(34) synthesis GTPase MnmE yields the protein AIETLSESDFGLVVLDGSDRLDQDDAQVLQKAASIPHILVINKSDLPGQLDPASLNGSRRIFVSAKTGHGIPELREALRSFLLSQKTDLADDLILTSARQHEAVQKAVAALVVAGEALNAMVPHEMILLDLYRALGALDELTGEVITDDILERIFSTFCIGK